From Sulfurirhabdus autotrophica:
GCGAAACACTATCCGGCGACACTATTCAGGCGCTGCGCACACGCATTGAAAACAACGATCTGGCAACTGGCAACGGACAGTACAGCCAGCACGCTATTGACGATGAATACATCGATCGTATCACCGGCGATATCAAGCTAGCCCGCCCGATGAAAATCATTGTGGATTGTGGCAATGGGGTACCCGGCGCTTTTGCCCCTACCCTTTACCGCAAACTGGGATGTGAAGTCACCGAAATGTTTTGCGAAGTAGATGGTAATTTCCCTAACCACCATCCCGATCCCTCCGTACCCGAAAACCTGAAAGACCTGATCGCAAAGCTACAATCCAGCGACGCAGAAATCGGCCTGGCTTTTGACGGTGATGGTGACCGTTTGGGCGTAGTCACCAAAGATGGCAGAATCATTTTTCCAGACCGCCAGCTAATGATATTTGCGGAAGATGTGCTCTCCCGTAATCCGGGCGCGGAAATCATCTTCGATGTTAAATCCACACGCAATCTGTTTGACTGGATCAGAAGCCGTGGTGGCAAGCCAACTTTATGGAAAACCGGCCACTCTTTCATCAAAGCCAAAATGAAAGAAAGCGGCGCGTTGCTGGCAGGTGAAATGAGCGGTCATATTTTCTTCAAAGAGCGCTGGTATGGTTTTGATGACGGCCTTTATGCCGGTGCGCGATTGCTCGAATTTCTAAGCAAACAGGCAGATATCAATGCCACATTGCACGGTTTGCCCGATACCGTAAACACACCCGAACTTCAGATCAAACTGCAGGAAGGTGAAAACTACGCCCTGATAGAGAGACTGCAAAAATCCGCGAAATTCGACAACCCAAAAGAAATTAATACCATCGATGGATTACGCGTGGAATATGCAGAGGGTTTTGGCCTGATGCGCGCATCGAACACTACACCGGTGATCGTGCTGCGTTTTGAGGGGGATAACGAAGCCGCACTGAAACACATTCAGGATGATTTCCGCAAAGTGTTGAAAGCAGCTGCGCCGGAGGCATTATTGCCGTTTTAAACGGTGTACGTGAGGGCTAAAAGCAGCCAGTAACAAGTTACAATTCCAGCTTCTTATCCCTCGCAGAAGAGATCAGGGTGCCACGCGGTATATTGACATTCAATTGCCGTTAAACCTTGATTACTTCCCCACTGTAGAGCGTAAAACTTCGCCTCCCTGAAGCATCCAGTCCATAAGCCGGTGTCACTACCACATTCTCATCAAATAAACGTTTGTCCGGGTACTTAAAAGTACCTTCCACATAATAACCCCATCCAACGCTATTGGTGACTTCCCAGAGCTGATAATTCAATGGGTCATCAGAATTAAGGACATGACGCTTATCAAATTGTTCACTATGGATGACAAACTTATCGAGCGCGTTTTCGCGTTCACGGCCAGGTGGCACATCCGCCACAGGCAACCCTGATTTCTGAAGAAACTGCGTGGCAGCCTGCAAGGTTAGCGCTCCAAAGCCGTTATCATATCCCCCACCCACATCACAATGGTTGCCATACATCCTCAGGGTAGTCACAATATCCGCCTGCTTCGAATAATCTATGGCCAAAAACAATTTTCTATATTCATTCAGGGCCTTGATAGCCACACAATTTTTAACGTTGGGCGGGAAGGCCATATTTCCTTTAACGCCCGTTGCAACTGGATCAAAAAGTACGCCTGCCTTTACCATCACCTTACCCGGTTCAATCAGGACCTTACCGGTTAAATCAACCAATCCATTTTTATACAACAACTGACTGAATATTGCTGCTGAAGCTACACCACGACTAAATCCAGTCAGTGCTACAGACACTGGTGCATCCGGATTATCCTTGAGCCAGTCAGAGGCTTGTACGCCAAAGTCTTTATAAGCATCTTCCGCTGTTTTAACCACCCCCGCTGTCACAGCTGCAGGGTACCAGGATTCCGTAAACGGCTTTCCCTCTGTACCCAGGCCTGGAAAATACCTCCCGTGGAGACCTTCATTCCCAGCTTCCCCCATCGCGACTTCATACTGTTCCCACAATTGAGCAACATTGGTTTGTTGTTCTGGTTTATGCACATTGTTCTTATCATTGTTCGTGCCATCAAATGCGGCAAAATAAACAAACTGGCCTTTAGGAATAGCTCCCTCTACCGCGCCCTCAATCATTTTCTTACACATCTCAAGGTTGTAATCCAGGCTATCTTGTCTTTGCGTCGCATTCAGATCAATTTCAATAGGCATGGCAACATTCCTTTTTAGATTTAGCGGTTAGTTCAGATGATCCGGATAAATAGTGATGATTTTCCGGTTGCGATAAACGCGCGGCCCATAGTCAGCTTTATCTGATGATTTCGCCGCATTTTCTGGTGAAATCAGATACACATACAGCTGTGCCCCATGAATCATAAAATAAATAGTGTGATTAGTAATGTCGGCAGGTAAACGTTGCCGGAGATCAACAGTATCCTCATACACTTTACCCGTGGTTGTATTACGCCATTTTACATACAGAAACTCGCCCTTATTCATGGAGCCTTGCACCCCATTGGACGCAAAGGTTTTACCTTCTTTCACAGCCCACTCCGGCGCTCTAATCGGCAAATTCGAACCCCCGTACCGGTAATCCAGCACAACAGCATCCTGGCCGTCTTTACGCATATCGAAACCGAAAGCATGATCAACAACTTTCGGACTGGAGGCGCAAGAGGTGATTACCATTAACACAAAAAATGAAAACAGCCATTTCATGGTATTTTTAAGCAAATTCTTTGTCTTCCATGTGGATATTTTTGGCATGCTTGTTTGCATAATTTTTACTGCGATCTCAGTTAATTATGCATTGCAAGTTGATATTTACAAGTTGGTATACGAATTTATTGTTTATGGGACAAGTCGAGTTGCGTGCTTTTGGCCTACTATGCTAACGACAATATTGTGTCTTCGGACCCGGTGTGATGCCTTGAGTAACCTTTGCCCAACCAGTTAGTTTGAAGGTGCATGACGGAATAGATGCTGAGTGACTTCGGCTTACCATTCGACACTACTGCACATGGGATTTATTAACTATATGCCCTCTCCATAGGAGCCAGGCAGCCACATAACCCCAGAGACCAAAAATGCGTTCAACCATTGTGACAAAGCTGAGGTTGGTTAGTGGGCCGCCTCCCGTTGCAGCAAGCATGGATCCAACCCCGAGAGCAGCCCCAAGGCCGACTACGATGTGGCCTACGATGATTGCTGCAATAGGTGCCAAAGTCGCAATAACGCCAACAGCGCCGATCACTTTCAGCTCTCGCTGGCGGTGAAGGAGGGCGATTGACCAAAAAAGCACTGCAAGCAACAAGAATGCCGCGTACAGGAGATAGTAACGTCCTGCAAACTCTGTTGCGATACCAAGCGAGATTTGTACTTTGGTTATCGCCGCAATGGTGAAGAAGATAAAGCCTGCTCGATTCAGCGGTTTTCTCAGGCCCATTTCATCGCAAAACGCCCAGGCAGCAAACGCCGCAACAGTGAGCGTCAAAATACGCAGGGGCGCGAGAGAAGTGTCGATGTGAGACAGCAGCAGCGTCATGAAGGCAGCCACAGCCAAAGTGACGGCACCGACTTTTGCATTTAGGGATTCAGCGCGACTAGCCAGCATTGATGTGCTCATGTTTCCTCCGTTGATTAAGGTGCTACGGCTATTTGCCGTTTAGGTCTCATTTATGCATAGCACCGATGAGTAACTGAAATACCGTGGCAGTATAACGTAGGCGATAAACGCACCTAGCGTTATGAGTGCTGAAAACCCGTATTTCGCAACTGCACCACGATCACTTCTGAAAATCTTGCCACTTGCATTTGCGCCCAACGCACCAACAAGACCACCAATTGCACCGCCAATAAACATCAAGACAATGGGAATATTCATCCATACGTACTCGTACCATTTCAACGAGCTGGCGAGTTCAATCACCTCCTCGCCTATTTTGATTTTCGGGATTGGGTCCAGATAGTTGTATTTTAGTCTAAGTGTAGTCTCAGCTCCAGAGTCTGACTTAACCTTGTAGCACCCTTTCTGCCTTGGCACGATATTTCCATTGAGCAATAGTCGTGGCCCACGAAACCAACCTGCAGCTTCTACTGTCAATCGCTGCTCTCTGAATTCGGAATGTTGGACTTCAAATAACTGCATAAAACCTCTGAATTTAAACAAGACCTAACAATCTTAGAAAAAATGTCGCTTAACTTGTCACAAAATGCCATATGCATCAATATACAGTTGTTGGCGTAAAACTGCCAACATAGGGTGCACGTTATTGTGCCAAACGAAATAAAATTCGCTGTGGAAGCACCAAGTAGCAAAACATCAGACGAAATGCGCTTTGTTTATTGACACCCTACACTTCACATAACACTTCACATAACATGGGAAGTAAACCAGAAGTCATTCACTATATATCTTTGTTGCAAAAAAAAGCCGGGCAGGATTTTCTCCTGCCCGGCTTTTAGATTGCAATAATCTATCAGGCCATCTTACCCTTCACCCACTCTGCAACCCCAGCCAAAGCCTGGGGCAATTTAGCCGGTTCGGTTCCACCAGCTTGCGCCATATCCGGACGTCCACCGCCTTTTCCACCCACTTGCTGGGCTACAAAGTTGACCAGTTCACCTGCTTTCACCTTAGCAGTCAGATCCTGCGTCACACCAGCAATCAGGGTGACTTTACCGCCTTCTGTGGAAGCCAGAACTACGGCACAGGATTTCAGTTTATCCTTCAGTTTATCCATGGTTTCACGCAGGGCAGTGGCATCAGCACCGTCAATGGCGACTGCCAGTACTTTAGCCCCTGATACCTCCACTGCACTGCCTGCCAGATCGTCACCCTGTGACGCAGCTAATTTGGATTTGAGTCGGGAGAGTTCTTTTTCCAGACTCTTGACGTTATCCATGATCTGGCCGATCTTCTGGGTGATTTCCTGTGGAGATGCTTTGAGTGACGCAGCTACGTCCTGCAATTGCTGCTGCTGTTGCTGCACATACTCCAGCGCACCCGGTCCGGTAACGGCTTCTACCCGGCGAATACCTGCAGCTACACCTGATTCAGAAATGATTTTGAACAGACCAATATCACCACTGCGTTTAACGTGTGTACCACCACACAATTCAGTTGAGAAGTCGCCCATGCCTACCACGCGCACTTCGTCGCCATACTTTTCACCAAACAGTGCCATAGCGCCATGCTTGATGGCTTCATCGTGTTTCATCAAGCGGGTTTCTACTGCCACGTTGCGGCGAATTTCCTGATTGACCAGTTCTTCAATCTGCTTGATCTGATCGGCCGTAACGGGCTCATTGTGCACAAAGTCAAAACGGGTGCGCGATTGATCAACCAGCGATCCTTTTTGCGATACATGGCTGCCCAGCACTTTACGCAGCGCAGAATGCAGCAAATGTGTGGCGGAGTGGTTATACGCAGCACGGCTGCGAGCCGCCGCATCTACCTGGGCTTGCACAGTATCGCCTACGGACAGCTTACCGGTCTTCAGAACGCCTTTATGCCCAAAGACTTCTGCCTGAATTTTCTGGGTATCTTCTACCGTGAACGTCCCACCGCTAGAGGCTATTTCTCCGCAATCGCCTACCTGCCCGCCAGACTCAGCGTAAAACGGTGTACGATCCAGCACAATCACGGCCATATCGCCGACATCGATACTATTTACCTGCGTGCCTTCTTTGTAGATAGCCAGAATATGACCATCCACATGCAATGTGTCATAACCGAAAAACTCGGTCGCTTGCCCATCAAACTCCACACCGCCTTTCATGGTGAATTTTGAGGCAGCACGTGCGCGCTCACGCTGCATCTGCATGGCATTCTGAAAACCGGCAAAATCAACGGTGATGCCACGCTCCCGTGCGACGTCTGCTGTCAGGTCCAACGGGAAGCCAAATGTATCGTACAGTTTGAAAACCGTTTCGCCATCCAGCATTTTGTCTTCGCTCTTCATGGCCGTTTCCAACACGCCCATGCCGTGTTCCAGTGTTTCGGCAAAACGCTCTTCTTCTTGCTTCAACACACTGATAACGCGCTCTTTCGCCTCTACCAGTTCCGGGTATGCCACACCCATGGCTTTAGCCAGATCTTCTACCAACAGGTGGAAAAACGGCTGTTTTTGGCCCAGTTTGTAACCATGCCGAATAGCACGGCGAATAATACGGCGCAACACGTAGCCACGGCCTTCATTACCCGGAATCACGCCATCGGTAATCAGGAATGAACATGCGCGAATATGATCGGCAATCACTTTAAGGGAATTGTTGGCAAGATCTTTTGCGCCGGTTTCCCGTGCTGCTGCCTTGATCAAATCCTGGAACAGATCAATATCGTAGTTGCTGTGTACATGCTGCATAACAGCAGAAATACGCTCAAGTCCCATTCCGGTATCTACGGAAGGCTTGGGCAGCGGGTTCAGCGTACCGGATTCATCACGGTTGTACTGCATGAACACCAGATTCCAGATTTCAATATAGCGATCGCCATCTGCATCTGCTGTTCCGGGTGGACCACCTGCCACATCCGGGCCGTGGTCGTAGAAAATTTCGGTACAAGGGCCACATGGTCCAGTGTCACCCATTTGCCAGAAGTTATCGCTACCGGCAATACGCGCCAAACGATCAGCGGGTACACCGATTTCATTCAGCCAGATATCAGCAGCTTCATCGTCTTCGACATACACTGTCACCCACAGTTTTTCTGCAGGGATATTCAGTTCTTTGGTCAGAAATTCCCAGGCATATTGAATGGCATTACGCTTAAAATAATCACCAAAGCTGAAATTGCCCAGCATTTCAAAAAAGGTGTGATGACGGGCGGTATATCCGACATTTTCCAGATCATTGTGCTTACCACCGGCCCTTACACAGCGCTGAGAGCTGGTAGCGCGAACATAGGCACGGTTATCACGCCCCAGGAACGCATCTTTGAATTGCACCATTCCGGCATTAGTGAAAAGCAATGTGGGGTCATTGCCTGGCACAAGCGGGCTCGATGGCACAATGGTGTGACCATGGCTAGCAAAGTAATCAAGAAACTTCTGTCGAATTTCACTGCTTTTCATTATTGCTTTCCTAAATATCAAATTCTTGTATGCATTGGTTGCACTAAGCTATCCATTTACTTAACAGGCCGGATTTTCTCAAGATGGTTCAATCGTTACTCATCTTCATCCCCATTACCTTGCATGACACGGCGTATTGTTCCCATGTTGAATCCCCGGCTTTGCAGAAACCGCATCTGCTTGGCCCTTTCTTTGGCATCTGCAGGAGGATTTCTGAATTTTCTTTGCCAGATCGCACGGGCCGTTTCAAGCTCACCTTCTTTTACCTGCACTAAAGCCGCGCCAATCAGTTCTTCAGCCACACCTTTTTCACGCAATTCGTTAGCTACACGCAAGCTACCGTATTTGCCTTGTCGGGCATGGACAATCTGCTCGACAAAGCGCTGTTCAGATAACCAGCCACGGGCTTTCAAATCATCCAGCAAACTTTCCAGGCTTTCACGGTCTTCTGCATACGGCAACAACTTACGGTAGAGCTCAGCCCGTGCGTATTCGCGCCGCGTGAGAAAACTCATCGCGCGAGCACGCAAACTTGGTTCAGGCATCCACGGTATCTGGATCAACTGTTGCTGGCACGCCATTTACGCCCACTGCTGCGCGTACTTTGGCTTCAATCTCAAGTGCAATATCCTTGTGTTCTTTCAGATATTCCCGTGAGTTATCTTTGCCCTGGCCAATTTTCTCGCCCTTATAGCTATACCACGCGCCTGCTTTTTCAACCAGTTTGTGCGCTACGCCCAGCTCCAGAATTTCACCTTCGCGGGAAATGCCTTCGCCGTAAAGAATATCAAACTCTGCCTGCTTGAAGGGTGGCGCCACTTTATTTTTAACCACTTTAACGCGGGTTTCAGAGCCAACGACTTCTTCACCCTTTTTGATCGCGCCTGTACGGCGAATATCAAGGCGCACAGAAGCATAAAATTTAAGTGCGTTACCACCAGTTGTGGTTTCAGGATTACCAAACATCACACCAATTTTCATACGAATCTGGTTAATGAAAATCACCAGTGTATTGGTACGTTTGATATTTCCGGTCAACTTGCGCAGGGCTTGTGACATCAGACGTGCTTGCAGACCCATGTGTGAATCACCCATTTCGCCTTCAATTTCAGCTTTAGGTGTCAGTGCAGCTACCGAGTCGACAACCACGATATCTACTGAACCAGAGCGCACCAGCATATCGGCAATTTCAAGTGCCTGTTCACCGGTGTCTGGTTGAGAAATCAGCAGATCAGCAACGTTAACACCCAGTTTTTGTGCGTACTGCGGATCTAGCGCATGTTCTGCATCGATAAAAGCGGCAGTACCACCCAGTTTTTGCATTTCTGCAATCACTTGTAAAGTCAGCGTCGTTTTACCGGAAGATTCCGGGCCGTAAATTTCCACAACACGGCCACGTGGCAAGCCACCTACACCCAGCGCGATATCCAGACCAAGGGATCCGGTAGAAACAACCTGAATATCTTT
This genomic window contains:
- a CDS encoding phosphomannomutase/phosphoglucomutase, whose translation is MTQLPKEIFKAYDIRGIVGKSLTPEIVEAIGHAIGSEAVARKQTAIVIGRDGRLSGPDLAAALARGIQKSGIDVIDLGMVATPMTYFAAYQLNTNSAVMVTGSHNPPDYNGLKMVLGGETLSGDTIQALRTRIENNDLATGNGQYSQHAIDDEYIDRITGDIKLARPMKIIVDCGNGVPGAFAPTLYRKLGCEVTEMFCEVDGNFPNHHPDPSVPENLKDLIAKLQSSDAEIGLAFDGDGDRLGVVTKDGRIIFPDRQLMIFAEDVLSRNPGAEIIFDVKSTRNLFDWIRSRGGKPTLWKTGHSFIKAKMKESGALLAGEMSGHIFFKERWYGFDDGLYAGARLLEFLSKQADINATLHGLPDTVNTPELQIKLQEGENYALIERLQKSAKFDNPKEINTIDGLRVEYAEGFGLMRASNTTPVIVLRFEGDNEAALKHIQDDFRKVLKAAAPEALLPF
- a CDS encoding DUF2235 domain-containing protein; this translates as MPIEIDLNATQRQDSLDYNLEMCKKMIEGAVEGAIPKGQFVYFAAFDGTNNDKNNVHKPEQQTNVAQLWEQYEVAMGEAGNEGLHGRYFPGLGTEGKPFTESWYPAAVTAGVVKTAEDAYKDFGVQASDWLKDNPDAPVSVALTGFSRGVASAAIFSQLLYKNGLVDLTGKVLIEPGKVMVKAGVLFDPVATGVKGNMAFPPNVKNCVAIKALNEYRKLFLAIDYSKQADIVTTLRMYGNHCDVGGGYDNGFGALTLQAATQFLQKSGLPVADVPPGRERENALDKFVIHSEQFDKRHVLNSDDPLNYQLWEVTNSVGWGYYVEGTFKYPDKRLFDENVVVTPAYGLDASGRRSFTLYSGEVIKV
- the alaS gene encoding alanine--tRNA ligase, producing the protein MKSSEIRQKFLDYFASHGHTIVPSSPLVPGNDPTLLFTNAGMVQFKDAFLGRDNRAYVRATSSQRCVRAGGKHNDLENVGYTARHHTFFEMLGNFSFGDYFKRNAIQYAWEFLTKELNIPAEKLWVTVYVEDDEAADIWLNEIGVPADRLARIAGSDNFWQMGDTGPCGPCTEIFYDHGPDVAGGPPGTADADGDRYIEIWNLVFMQYNRDESGTLNPLPKPSVDTGMGLERISAVMQHVHSNYDIDLFQDLIKAAARETGAKDLANNSLKVIADHIRACSFLITDGVIPGNEGRGYVLRRIIRRAIRHGYKLGQKQPFFHLLVEDLAKAMGVAYPELVEAKERVISVLKQEEERFAETLEHGMGVLETAMKSEDKMLDGETVFKLYDTFGFPLDLTADVARERGITVDFAGFQNAMQMQRERARAASKFTMKGGVEFDGQATEFFGYDTLHVDGHILAIYKEGTQVNSIDVGDMAVIVLDRTPFYAESGGQVGDCGEIASSGGTFTVEDTQKIQAEVFGHKGVLKTGKLSVGDTVQAQVDAAARSRAAYNHSATHLLHSALRKVLGSHVSQKGSLVDQSRTRFDFVHNEPVTADQIKQIEELVNQEIRRNVAVETRLMKHDEAIKHGAMALFGEKYGDEVRVVGMGDFSTELCGGTHVKRSGDIGLFKIISESGVAAGIRRVEAVTGPGALEYVQQQQQQLQDVAASLKASPQEITQKIGQIMDNVKSLEKELSRLKSKLAASQGDDLAGSAVEVSGAKVLAVAIDGADATALRETMDKLKDKLKSCAVVLASTEGGKVTLIAGVTQDLTAKVKAGELVNFVAQQVGGKGGGRPDMAQAGGTEPAKLPQALAGVAEWVKGKMA
- the recX gene encoding recombination regulator RecX is translated as MPEPSLRARAMSFLTRREYARAELYRKLLPYAEDRESLESLLDDLKARGWLSEQRFVEQIVHARQGKYGSLRVANELREKGVAEELIGAALVQVKEGELETARAIWQRKFRNPPADAKERAKQMRFLQSRGFNMGTIRRVMQGNGDEDE
- the recA gene encoding recombinase RecA is translated as MDENKSKALAAALSQIEKQFGKGSIMRLGDNDVVKDIQVVSTGSLGLDIALGVGGLPRGRVVEIYGPESSGKTTLTLQVIAEMQKLGGTAAFIDAEHALDPQYAQKLGVNVADLLISQPDTGEQALEIADMLVRSGSVDIVVVDSVAALTPKAEIEGEMGDSHMGLQARLMSQALRKLTGNIKRTNTLVIFINQIRMKIGVMFGNPETTTGGNALKFYASVRLDIRRTGAIKKGEEVVGSETRVKVVKNKVAPPFKQAEFDILYGEGISREGEILELGVAHKLVEKAGAWYSYKGEKIGQGKDNSREYLKEHKDIALEIEAKVRAAVGVNGVPATVDPDTVDA